The Podospora pseudocomata strain CBS 415.72m chromosome 3, whole genome shotgun sequence genome window below encodes:
- a CDS encoding hypothetical protein (EggNog:ENOG503P0GI; COG:S), with product MARMSAASFLFVVVYNFFYYALYLVCIAFLVVTPADLIQQAFAKKQNWNILVVTVCYVVTVLVIFFIYVTRIYISRSVLSSIPKSWIPIDKGDVPRSVREMIVEGLSRSAAIAYEARPRVPHPMIQPVTTHTGTVEEKQKSSWRGKWRSKSSGSGGAVSVIEGGDAIGLEMGMLPDQRQQRAVWGDIEHPGWSSPVSTGLPPNLQYSTVVSELPNLIEAKALTLAPPDPDSRTLPPTLDPEAVAMLQRPEGGVGLREYLGLLTEMGVLTASPTTTDFLSQYERARFSARPLTGDEFRELMHLFAEVLRSMQPFDPALAYDDYDDDSFDDGIPQGEREGEQTQSESDIDNDAPRGTSPSSAGQSLHSGLGLGIGIGQNAGGDNESLGGKSSSASTTWSQGRGSRHLRPGMGVRNSSANTWLYQTAPTTPKSTRHAGVSDSSGDNDANSFAQTRHPYQVDGTSGSGSGRSVRSVGTNGSGGSVIRLAADGDGTDLPYVFTGVN from the coding sequence ATGGCCCGAATGTCCGCCGCCTCCTTTCTTTTCGTCGTCGTTTACAACTTTTTCTACTATGCCCTATACCTCGTCTGCATTGCCTTTCTCGTCGTCACCCCCGCCGATCTAATCCAGCAAGCCTTcgcaaagaaacaaaactgGAACATCTTGGTCGTCACTGTCTGCTACGTCGTTACTGTGTTGGTCATCTTCTTTATCTACGTTACCAGAATCTACATCAGCCGCAGTGTTCTCTCGTCAATACCCAAGAGCTGGATACCCATCGACAAGGGCGATGTACCGCGCAGTGTCAGGGAGATGATTGTGGAGGGGCTGAGCAGGAGCGCTGCCATTGCTTACGAGGCCAGGCCGAGAGTCCCGCACCCAATGATACAACCAGTGACGACACATACGGGAACCGTCGAAGAGAAACAGAAATCCAGCTGGAGGGGAAAATGGAGGAGTAAAAGCAGTGGAAGCGGAGGGGCCGTGTCTGTCATCGAGGGAGGAGACGCGATTGGTCTCGAAATGGGCATGCTCCCTGATCAACGACAGCAGCGTGCCGTATGGGGAGACATTGAACACCCTGGTTGGTCATCACCGGTATCAACGGGTTTGCCCCCGAACCTGCAGTACTCGACCGTTGTATCCGAACTTCCGAATCTTATCGAAGCCAAGGCACTCACCCTTGCGCCACCGGATCCAGACTCACGTACCCTGCCTCCAACACTTGACCCAGAAGCTGTCGCCATGTTGCAAAGGCCAGAAGGAGGAGTAGGACTCAGGGAATACTTAGGTCTGTTGACCGAGATGGGAGTTCTGACGGCATCACCGACGACAACCGATTTCCTGTCGCAGTATGAACGAGCCCGATTCTCAGCCAGACCGCTGACCGGTGACGAGTTCCGAGAGTTGATGCATTTGTTTGCTGAAGTTTTGAGAAGCATGCAACCTTTTGATCCAGCCCTCGCTTATGACGATTACGACGATGACTcgtttgatgatggaatCCCACAGGGAGAACGAGAAGGCGAACAGACACAGTCAGAGAGTGATATTGATAACGATGCGCCGAGAGGAACCAGTCCTTCTAGTGCAGGGCAGAGTTTGCATTCGGGCTTGGGTCTGGGGATAGGGATTGGTCAGAATGCCGGTGGTGATAACGAAAGTCTGGGCGGGAAAAGCTCCAGTGCCTCAACGACATGGAGTCAGGGTCGTGGTTCAAGACATCTGCGACCTGGGATGGGAGTGCGAAACTCATCTGCCAACACCTGGCTCTACCAGACTgcgccaacaacgccaaaAAGCACCAGACATGCTGGAGTGTCCGATTCCAGTGGCGACAATGACGCAAACTCGTTTGCGCAAACCAGACATCCATACCAAGTTGACGGCACCAGCGGCAGtggcagtggaagaagtgTACGATCAGTAGGAACAAACGGAAGCGGAGGATCAGTCATCAGGCTGGCTGCCGATGGGGATGGAACAGACTTGCCATATGTGTTTACCGGTGTGAACTGA